Proteins encoded within one genomic window of Panicum virgatum strain AP13 chromosome 1N, P.virgatum_v5, whole genome shotgun sequence:
- the LOC120654009 gene encoding uncharacterized protein LOC120654009: protein MEREKSTLAAASAAAISMVLGNYDLLAEIFLRLRLPTHLVRAAAVCRRWLQAASDPAFLRRFRDAHPPRLLGFYLTTFSTDQRFRAEFVPMLPQPPELAAVVCRGGFGLDSYVCRSTRVMDSRGCRVVVNLFRDGDFTYGVHSPLHRARGFVTFPRLPAMVDKKIYIFREILSRECGHGRLSYFWFELDYSREEEKVTARVYKLKDDAWSMQTSAGTQISRFLSSTLNVLSTFLVDDKIYMAITGYNILVLDLTSSTFSTIKYPERMAEGFDGEIMLARTDGSGVCLVHVDVNKIHFTFGFTAVVMAVRGTGCWSILFLCVNCALI, encoded by the coding sequence ATGGAAAGGGAGAAATCCACCCTCGCGGCGGCGTCCGCAGCGGCGATCTCGATGGTGCTCGGCAATTACGACCTCCTCGCCGAGATCTTCCTCCGCCTCAGGCTCCCCACCCAcctcgtccgcgccgccgccgtctgcagGCGCTGGCTCCAGGCCGCCTCCGACCCCGCCTTCCTCCGCCGCTTCCGCGACGCCCACCCGCCCCGCCTCCTCGGGTTCTACCTCACCACCTTCTCGACCGACCAGAGGTTTCGCGCTGAATTCGTCCCGATGCTGCCCCAGCccccggagctcgccgccgtcgtctgcCGCGGGGGGTTCGGATTGGACTCCTACGTCTGCCGATCCACGCGCGTCATGGACTCCCGGGGCTGCAGGGTTGTCGTCAACTTGTTCCGCGACGGCGACTTCACGTACGGAGTGCACAGTCCGCTCCATCGAGCAAGAGGTTTCGTTACCTTCCCGCGGCTCCCGGCGATGGTTGACAAGAAAATCTACATTTTCCGTGAGATCCTCTCCAGAGAATGTGGCCATGGGCGGCTGTCCTACTTCTGGTTTGAATTGGATTACAGCAGAGAGGAGGAGAAAGTGACAGCTCGCGTATATAAGTTGAAAGATGATGCCTGGAGCATGCAAACTTCAGCTGGAACGCAGATTTCTAGATTTCTTTCATCGACATTGAATGTGTTGAGTACTTTCCTAGTCGATGACAAGATCTATATGGCAATCACCGGGTACAACATTCTTGTGTTGGATTTGACATCCTCAACCTTCTCCACAATCAAGTATCCGGAGAGGATGGCCGAGGGGTTTGATGGAGAAATTATGTTGGCAAGGACCGATGGTTCTGGGGTTTGCCTTGTCCATGTGGACGTGAACAAGATCCACTTCACGTTTGGCTTCACAGCGGTTGTGATGGCAGTGCGGGGGACTGGTTGCTGGTCAATACTATTTCTTTGCGTGAATTGTGCTCTAATCTGA